The region AAAAGCAAGAGAATTAGTACAGCGAAAATCCGTATTATCAGGAGGAGGACTACCTGGTAAATTAGCTGATTGTTCTGATAAAGATCCTGCTATATGTGAAGTATTTCTTGTCGAGGGTGATTCAGCCGGAGGAACTGCAAAACAAGGTCGAGATAGAAAATTTCAGGCTATTATGCCTTTGCGTGGAAAAATATTGAATGTTGAAAAAGCCATGCAGCATAAGATTTTTGAAAATGAAGAAATTAAAAATATTTTTACTGCACTTGGAGTTTCAATTGGTACTGAAGATGATAGTAAAGCACTCAATCTTGAAAAATTAAGATATCACAAAGTAGTTATTATGTGTGATGCCGATGTTGATGGTAGCCATATCGAAACATTAATAATGACTTTTTTCTTTCGCTATTTGCAAGATATTATAATGAGAGGATATTTATATATAGCGACACCACCTTTATATTTAATAAAAAAAGGCAAATCAGAAAAATATTGTTGGTCAGAGGATGAAAGAAAGCAAGTAGTTGAAGAATTTGGACAAGGAAAAGAAACCGGTATCCATATTCAAAGATATAAAGGCTTAGGTGAAATGAATGCTGAACAATTATGGGATACTACAATGGACCCGGATAAACGTATATTAAGACAAGTTACAATTGAAAATGCTGCCGAAGCCGACAGGATTTTTTCAATGTTAATGGGTGATGATGTGCCACCAAGACGTGAATTTATTGAGCAACATGCCAAATATGCTAATATTGATGCTTAACTTGACACTATTTTATAGGATAAAAAGGCTGGGGTTTTAACTACTTCGGCTTTTTTATTATTATATATACCGTGTATATTTAAAATAAATATTTTAAATTTATATATTGATTATTTATTAATATGATTTATATAATTAAAAAATATTCGAGAGTTAGTTTTATTTCATTAATGTTTGTAATTATTTGTTTTAGTAGTTTTTCTCAAAATACTAAAACATTAACAGATGAAGTAAAGAAAGATATCAAAAATTATAAAAAACTTATTATTCAATATCAAAATAGCGGTAATATTAGCCTTGTATCTCAGTATTCTAATAAAATTGCCTTTATTTACTGGGAAAATAATTATTATACTGAAGCAATTAACTATTTTATTAAATCAGCAGAAATAAATAAAAAAAAAGAAAATTATCGTGGACTTAAATTAATTAATGACAATATCGGTATGATATATTCCGATATGAATGATTATGAAAATGCTTTGATTTATTTTAAGAAAAGTCTAAAAATTGCTAAAAACAAACAAAGTAAAAAACAAATTGTTCACGCTATTAATAATGTTGCAATAACTTTAAATTATCTAAAAAAAAACAATGAAGCAATTAATATCTTGTTAGAAGCACTAAATATTTCTAAAGAATTAAATGATATATATTTACTAAGAACTTGTTATGGTAATCTGGCAGAAAACTATGAAAAAATTGGTAATTCTGAAAAGTCATTTGAGAACTTTAATTATTATAACACATTTAATAAACAAATAATAAAAATTGAGTTAGCTACCAAAGAAGAAGAAAACAAGAAATCTTTAGAACAAATGAAAAACAGAACTGACAAAGCTGAATCATTAGTCAAGGAAAAAGATATTGAATTAATTGATAAATCATCAAAATTAAAAATTGCAAAAGATTCACTCGAAAAAGCCGAAATAATAAGCAAAGAAAAACAAATGCAAATTGACCTTTTAAACAAGGATAAAAAACTGAAAGAACTTGTAATTAAAGAAAAGGAAGCAAAATTGAGACTTAATACATTGATTAGGAATTTTATTTTACTTGGTTTTTTATTGGTTCTTGCTTTTTCGTTTCTACTTTTTAAACAATTTAAACAAATAAAAAAAGTAAATAAATTATTAAAAAAAGTAAATATAGAACTAAAAATAAAAAATATTCAAATTCTTGATAGTATAAGTTATGCAAGAAGGATTCAGGATGCAATATTACCTTATGAAAGGTCAATAAAAGAAAAAATACCTGATTCTTTTATCTTGTTTAAACCACGGGATATTGTTAGCGGTGATTTTTACTGGTATTCCGAACAAAATGGAAAATTATTCATAGCTGCTGTCGATTGCACAGGACATGGTGTGCCAGGCGCATTTATGTCGATGATAGGTAATACACTTTTGAACGAAATTGTAAATGAAAAGAAAATAACAAAACCATCAGAAATATTGAAAAAATTGAACGAAGGTATTGTATTTATTATGAACCAGAGTGAAAAAAGAGAAGATATTCAGGATGATGGCATGGAAGTAACTATGTGTTGTATTGATAATATAAAAAAAGAAATACAAATTGCATCTGCAAATCAAAATTCAATAATTATTGAAAATAATGAATTTAAAATTATTAATGGTGACATATATACTATTGGTGGTATATTTTCATTAAAATCAAATATGAATTTTAATAATCATGTTTTTAAAATTAATAAAGGAACAACTGTTTATCTTTTTTCTGATGGTTTACAAGACCAATTTGGAGGTAATAATAATAAAAAGTTTATGATAGGTAGATTAAAAAAGCTTATTATTGATATTCAAAAATATAATATGTCGCAGCAATTTGAAATTATTAATAACTCATTCAATGAGTGGAAAGGAAAAGGTAAACAAATTGACGATGTGCTTTTAATAGGTATTAGATTTAGTTAGTAATTGTACGAAAACTCATATATTGTCATTTCGACTGCCTGCCTGTCCGGTAGGCAGGAAAGGAGAAATCTCATAACACAATGTATATTAGTTAAATAAGATTTCTTGCTTAGTTCAAAATGACAGCATAATAATAAATTTCAAGGATTTTCTTACTAGTTAAGACTATTTTTAAAGAGTTTACAAATAAAATATAAATGATAATAATGATTTATAATAAAAAAATATTTATTTTCAGTATCATACTGATTATTTTATTATCATTAAATTATTCATTTTCGCAATCAGAGTATCAAGTAGGATTACCTTTTATTAAGAATTACAAAACCGATGAATTAAATGTAAATCAGCAAAATTGGTCAATTATTCAGGATAATCAAGGTATAATGTATTTCGCAAACAGCGAAGGTGTTTTGCAATTTGATGGTGTTCAATGGAGAATAATAGATGTTATGAATAAAAAAGGAATACGTTGTATTAATATTGATACAAATGGGGTTATTTATGTTTGTGTACCTAACAATTTTGGATATTTAATAAACAATAATAAAGGAAAATTATTATACAAGTCATTATCCGAACAATTAGATGAAAAAAATATTGGAACTGTTTGGAAAGTAATTATTACAAAAGAAAGTGTATATTTTATTGCAGGAAGAAATAAAATATATAAATATCATAAAAATAAACTTACTAAAATTTATATTGATACATCATTTACTCGGTTTAGATGTTTTCTAATTGATGATGCTATTTATGCTGCCGATATTTCACATACTATGGGTAAAATTATTAATGATTCTTTGACAAAAATAAATTTTAAAGAAAACAATTTGGAAGATATTGTTTATACTATGCTACCATTAGAAAAAGATAAAATATTAATTGGTACACGTTCACATGGTTTATATATATGGAAAAAAAATGATAAAAATTTAATGATAAAATTTAATATAAAAACTGATAATTTTTTTGAAAACAATCAAATATATTCTGGAATAAAACTAAAAAACAAAAACATTATCCTTGCTTCATTACAAAAAGGAATTATTATTTTAAATCCAAAGGGGGAAATTATTAATAAAATAAATAAAAACGATGGATTACTTACAAATACTATATATGATTTATTTGAAGATAAAAACAATAACATTTGGTTAGCATGCGAAAAGGGTATTTCAAGGATTGAACTTAATTCTCCAATAACTTGTTTTAACGAAATTAATGGACTTGAAGGTTCATTATTATCTTCAATATATTATAATAATAATTTATTTATAGGTACTTCAAGTGGTATTTATTATTTGTCGAAATACCAGTCTGATGACTACCCTGTTGGTATGACTTTAAAAGCTATATCAGATAAATATATGTATAATTTGGACTTTCATCAGATTAATGACAACCAAAATAATTCTATACTTTTATCATCCACATTAAGAGAAGTTATTTATATTGAAGGTACTGAAGTTAAGGGAGTAGTAAAAGAAATTTATGCATGTAATTCTATTTGTCCTTCATTGAAAAAAAAGGGACGTGTTTTTTTAGGTTCTCCAAGAGGTA is a window of Bacteroidales bacterium DNA encoding:
- a CDS encoding tetratricopeptide repeat protein yields the protein MIYIIKKYSRVSFISLMFVIICFSSFSQNTKTLTDEVKKDIKNYKKLIIQYQNSGNISLVSQYSNKIAFIYWENNYYTEAINYFIKSAEINKKKENYRGLKLINDNIGMIYSDMNDYENALIYFKKSLKIAKNKQSKKQIVHAINNVAITLNYLKKNNEAINILLEALNISKELNDIYLLRTCYGNLAENYEKIGNSEKSFENFNYYNTFNKQIIKIELATKEEENKKSLEQMKNRTDKAESLVKEKDIELIDKSSKLKIAKDSLEKAEIISKEKQMQIDLLNKDKKLKELVIKEKEAKLRLNTLIRNFILLGFLLVLAFSFLLFKQFKQIKKVNKLLKKVNIELKIKNIQILDSISYARRIQDAILPYERSIKEKIPDSFILFKPRDIVSGDFYWYSEQNGKLFIAAVDCTGHGVPGAFMSMIGNTLLNEIVNEKKITKPSEILKKLNEGIVFIMNQSEKREDIQDDGMEVTMCCIDNIKKEIQIASANQNSIIIENNEFKIINGDIYTIGGIFSLKSNMNFNNHVFKINKGTTVYLFSDGLQDQFGGNNNKKFMIGRLKKLIIDIQKYNMSQQFEIINNSFNEWKGKGKQIDDVLLIGIRFS